GAAACAAACTTAGCTAACCTCTCAACAATATGAAATgccctttttctttcaatagAAACAGGCTGATGAAACTCTACACTAAAAGAGCCTTAATCTATAGTTAAAGACCTACTTCATTGGGTTTAAACTCCCCTCAAGCATTTTAAGCAACTACTTCAACTCGATGTTACATGTATATTTTGGTTAACATTGGTTGATCTCtctattgaattatttacTAATCTCTCAGCAAACATGCTTCTcctctttcttcttttctttttttctttttttttcatcacaATAGTTCAAACTAATTAACATCAGGATAATAGAAAAATGCCAAAGCAATAATCAAATAGGTGCTCAACAACATGGCTCCTTCCAACCAATTACTTTCCCCATCTAAAATGACTAAATTGGTAATGAATACACTGACAAATAAAATTGCAGTTTCAAATGTGGAGAAATATAATGACATTGGAACATCAATAATCCAACCTACCAAAACCATGAATGGAGTCACAAAAATGGCAATTTGCAAAGAAGATCCAATAGCAACACCAATTGCTAAATCCATCTTATCTTTCATAGCAACAACGATAGCAGTAACATGTTCGGCTGCATTACCAACGATAGGAATAACAATTAACCCAATAAACGTTTTGGACAATCCGGAAGATTCAACAATCTCGTCAATTGACCCAACTAAATAATCAGCACAGAATGATACCAAGATGGTTGTGAACAACAATACGACCAAGCCAGCAGTCATACTTAAATGACCATCATCTTCTGTCTTAGGACCAGTAACAACATCAAGCGTGGAACTTTGGTTATGTTCATTCAAAATTGCATCGGCACTTTGATCTTCCTCAAACAATTCCTTGTGGGTtttcaaagaaaacaacaagtaAAATAAGTAAACAACCAACAAGACAACAGAAACACCACGGGAGAAcgataaaatcaattcatcagAACTTCCCGGTTCAGGAAAGCCGCCACCTTTTTTCGGTGTAGGTAAAGAAGCATGGAAAGCAGCTGGGATCAACAAAGATGCGGTTGCCAATGCCATCAAACTTGACATTGTTTGGGCAACAGTCTGGTTGAATGTTTGCTGAACTCTAGTAAACCCACCAGCAACAAAGCAGCATCCCAATACTAACAATAAGTTACTTAAAATACTACCAAGCATTGAAGCCTGAACGATTCTCACTTGATTGTCCTTTAAAGCAATAATAGAAACTATCA
This is a stretch of genomic DNA from Candida dubliniensis CD36 chromosome 1, complete sequence. It encodes these proteins:
- a CDS encoding vacuolar H+/Ca2+ exchanger, putative (Similar to C. albicans VCX1;~Similar to S. cerevisiae VCX1) encodes the protein MSDLPLLGGSRNQGNFIYRARKSVYNGTVSTLKSSPVNYLLIFVPLGILAGELEWSATARFLLNFFAIVPLASVLAFATEEISEHVGQTVGGLLNATFGNAVELIVSIIALKDNQVRIVQASMLGSILSNLLLVLGCCFVAGGFTRVQQTFNQTVAQTMSSLMALATASLLIPAAFHASLPTPKKGGGFPEPGSSDELILSFSRGVSVVLLVVYLFYLLFSLKTHKELFEEDQSADAILNEHNQSSTLDVVTGPKTEDDGHLSMTAGLVVLLFTTILVSFCADYLVGSIDEIVESSGLSKTFIGLIVIPIVGNAAEHVTAIVVAMKDKMDLAIGVAIGSSLQIAIFVTPFMVLVGWIIDVPMSLYFSTFETAILFVSVFITNLVILDGESNWLEGAMLLSTYLIIALAFFYYPDVN